The genomic window GGTCTCGCTCCGAGCCCCGCGGGGAGTCATGTGGGGGCTCACCCGGCACTCGATCGGAGAGCCCCCAGCATGATGTGCGAGAGCGCGCTGACCGCCTGCGCGCGTGAGAGTCGGCCCGAGGCCGCGGCCTGCGACAGGGAATCGGAGGCACCGAGGAGGCCCGTCAGCAGCGCCTGCCCCTCCCCTCGGGGGAGCTTCGTGAAGGGCGCGAACGCCTTGCGGAGCTCGGCGATATAGGAGTCACGCAGGGACTGCAGGAAGTCCTCCATCTCCTCGGTGGCGGAGAGCGCCGCGGCGATCGCGCCAAACTCCGGCCCAGCTGTGAGGAGGCAGTCCACATAGGCGGCGCTGACGATCCCGACGACGTCCTCGAGCGTCCTCCCGTTGGCCTCCAGGGCCGCGCGCATGGCCTGGGCCTGTCGCTCGTCATAGTCGCGATACAGCGCGATGAGCAGCCCGGAGCGCGAGCCGAAGTGCTCGTAGGCGATCGGCTTGGTCACGCCTGCACGCTCGGCCAGATAGGAGAGCGTCAGCGCCTCGGTGCCCTCGGACCGGACGATCTCGAGCGCCGTCTCCAGGAGCTGCCTCCTGCGCGCCTCCTTCGCCATTCGTTTCGCCACCGCCAATGCTCGTGCCTCCCGTTCCCCGGCCGCCCAGGGCCAGGGACGTTCATACCC from Archangium lipolyticum includes these protein-coding regions:
- a CDS encoding TetR/AcrR family transcriptional regulator: MAKRMAKEARRRQLLETALEIVRSEGTEALTLSYLAERAGVTKPIAYEHFGSRSGLLIALYRDYDERQAQAMRAALEANGRTLEDVVGIVSAAYVDCLLTAGPEFGAIAAALSATEEMEDFLQSLRDSYIAELRKAFAPFTKLPRGEGQALLTGLLGASDSLSQAAASGRLSRAQAVSALSHIMLGALRSSAG